The Edaphobacter sp. 12200R-103 genome contains a region encoding:
- a CDS encoding carboxypeptidase-like regulatory domain-containing protein, with product MKRTFEKAALCLLMVWLTGLYAYPSIAQSIGAAEANPVAPQNPAGGIIRGSAKAGAVPLPGVAITATNTLTGKKYATTTDVMGSFIMTIPKDGRYVLRAELAAFATDTKEVLLNADGQNGGKPEQAVDFTMQLASRVEQQQEQQEARQTNAANAIAGALGRGMQSLSVNGAGADLADASAGAGNAGAQMPTMANLGGDAASADSVTVTGQMGQTNGLANFSEDEIRQRVEDAMARARQQGVAGSDVASAVAGMLGGMAGGRGGRGGGPGGGLMVRGGRGGRGFNPTQPHGAIFYQGGNGALDATNYSLTGAPVVKPAYSKNQFGVTFAGSPFIPGLIKPSTKQFVFFNLTGRRNSNPQNLYATVPTEAERGGDFSQLNTPIYDPLSQQQFQCNGVLNVICANRISSQAASLLKYYPAPNIAVTGAQGYNYQTITSAAQNTLSLSTRYVRNFGQNAGFGGRFGGFGRGAQQANAPKTLRQNINFGFAYSHSASDTPNVFLPLGGSTISDGYNLSAGYTVGYGRLTNNATATWNRSHATRSNFFTNGTDSPAADAGILIGTAVIASNPLYYGVPSVTLSGLTGLNSVTPSDTVNQTISFSDFVSWSHKKHNLRFGGDIRRVHADSLTAPGNLQTGASPLGAFTFSGSSTATKNPDGTSLSTGGYSFADFLLGLPQQSAIQAGLSKAYLRANVMDAYATDDWRILPNLTLNYGMRYEYFAPYTEKNGRLVNLDHSADFKQVAPVIAGQQGPYSGSFPRSLVNPDRTMFAPRLGVAYRPKWIKETVIRGGYGINYNTSQPITFAQQLAFQPPFSLTQTNVVNQEGCGVLALADAFNCSTATVQNNYSVNRDYRLGRVQIWSIDIQRTLPLDIVLNVGYNGGVAGNLDMVLIPIQAASSGSQTQPFNYEDSRGSSRFHALSINARKRMQKGVSLQATYQYGHSIDNASSIGGSTVVPVQNFQDINAEYGNSSFDIRHKLTGNWVFELPFGPNRAFFSKGDTWSKVLDGFSLSGDFTFASGSYFTPHLLATAGQVSNGANNSVRADRNFSQPIHGTGTILDWFNAAAFSSPSGAFGTASRNSIEGPGTVAVDASLSRTVALGETRSFEMRVTANNVFNTVQYSGIDTIYNSRTFGQVTSTASMRQISFLARYRF from the coding sequence GTGAAGAGAACGTTTGAGAAGGCGGCGCTGTGTCTCCTGATGGTCTGGCTGACCGGCTTGTATGCGTATCCATCCATTGCTCAGAGCATCGGCGCCGCTGAAGCGAATCCAGTCGCTCCGCAGAATCCAGCGGGTGGAATCATTCGAGGCAGCGCCAAAGCAGGCGCAGTTCCCTTGCCCGGAGTTGCGATTACGGCAACAAATACGCTCACTGGAAAGAAATACGCTACGACGACGGATGTGATGGGATCGTTCATCATGACGATTCCGAAGGATGGCCGTTATGTACTTCGAGCCGAACTTGCGGCATTCGCGACCGATACGAAAGAAGTGCTTCTCAACGCAGATGGTCAGAACGGGGGAAAGCCCGAACAGGCAGTCGACTTTACGATGCAACTGGCGTCGCGCGTCGAGCAGCAGCAGGAACAACAGGAGGCCCGGCAAACTAACGCTGCCAACGCCATCGCCGGAGCCTTGGGGCGGGGGATGCAGTCACTGAGTGTTAATGGTGCCGGGGCCGATCTGGCAGACGCCAGTGCAGGCGCCGGAAACGCTGGCGCGCAGATGCCGACCATGGCGAACCTTGGAGGCGACGCGGCATCGGCGGATTCCGTGACGGTGACCGGACAGATGGGGCAGACGAACGGTCTGGCGAACTTCAGCGAAGATGAGATTCGCCAGCGCGTGGAAGATGCCATGGCCCGCGCTCGCCAGCAGGGTGTCGCTGGCTCGGACGTCGCCAGCGCTGTAGCGGGAATGCTGGGAGGCATGGCAGGAGGCCGAGGAGGAAGAGGTGGTGGTCCCGGCGGAGGCCTCATGGTTCGGGGAGGGCGCGGGGGCAGAGGCTTCAACCCGACACAACCTCACGGCGCAATCTTCTATCAGGGTGGCAACGGTGCGCTGGATGCAACCAACTATTCACTGACCGGCGCTCCGGTGGTCAAGCCTGCCTATAGCAAGAACCAGTTCGGTGTGACCTTTGCCGGATCTCCCTTTATTCCTGGGCTGATCAAGCCGAGCACAAAGCAGTTCGTCTTCTTCAATCTGACAGGAAGACGCAACTCCAACCCACAGAACCTCTACGCCACGGTTCCAACCGAGGCTGAGCGCGGTGGTGATTTTTCGCAGTTGAACACCCCCATCTACGATCCGTTGAGCCAGCAACAGTTCCAGTGCAACGGCGTTCTGAACGTCATATGCGCGAATCGCATCTCGTCACAGGCCGCATCCCTGCTGAAGTATTACCCTGCCCCCAACATCGCCGTAACCGGCGCGCAGGGATACAACTATCAGACGATCACTTCGGCGGCACAAAACACGCTTAGTCTTTCCACACGCTATGTTCGAAACTTCGGACAGAATGCCGGCTTCGGCGGGCGCTTTGGCGGATTTGGAAGAGGCGCGCAGCAGGCGAACGCTCCCAAGACGCTGCGGCAGAATATCAACTTCGGATTTGCGTACAGCCACTCCGCCAGCGACACACCCAATGTCTTCCTTCCGCTGGGTGGATCGACGATATCCGATGGCTACAATCTCTCAGCGGGATACACCGTCGGGTATGGGCGCCTGACCAATAATGCAACGGCGACCTGGAACCGCTCCCACGCTACGCGGTCCAACTTCTTCACCAACGGGACAGATAGTCCTGCAGCTGACGCCGGGATTCTCATCGGAACAGCGGTCATCGCCTCCAATCCGCTCTACTACGGCGTGCCCTCCGTTACGCTCTCGGGCCTGACCGGCCTCAATAGTGTGACTCCCAGCGACACGGTGAACCAGACCATCTCGTTCAGTGACTTTGTAAGCTGGAGCCACAAAAAACATAATCTTCGCTTTGGTGGGGATATTCGCCGCGTCCACGCGGACAGTCTTACCGCTCCCGGCAATCTGCAGACCGGAGCAAGTCCGCTGGGAGCGTTTACCTTCAGCGGAAGCTCCACGGCTACTAAAAATCCTGATGGAACATCTCTTTCCACGGGAGGATATAGCTTCGCAGACTTTCTGCTGGGGCTGCCACAACAGTCTGCAATCCAGGCGGGGCTGTCGAAGGCCTATCTGCGAGCGAACGTCATGGATGCGTACGCTACCGACGACTGGCGCATCCTGCCAAACCTGACACTGAACTACGGAATGCGCTACGAGTATTTCGCGCCATATACAGAGAAGAACGGGCGCCTGGTGAATCTGGATCACAGTGCGGATTTCAAGCAGGTAGCCCCAGTGATCGCAGGACAGCAGGGACCGTACAGCGGGTCGTTCCCACGGTCGCTGGTCAATCCCGATCGCACCATGTTCGCGCCTCGGCTAGGCGTAGCCTACAGGCCGAAGTGGATCAAAGAGACAGTCATTCGTGGCGGCTATGGCATTAACTACAACACGAGCCAGCCGATCACGTTTGCGCAGCAACTGGCCTTCCAGCCTCCGTTCTCTCTTACGCAGACAAATGTCGTCAACCAGGAAGGATGCGGGGTTCTCGCTCTTGCAGATGCATTCAACTGTTCGACCGCAACAGTCCAGAACAACTACAGCGTCAACCGGGACTATCGCCTTGGGCGCGTTCAGATCTGGAGCATCGATATTCAGCGGACGCTGCCCCTGGATATTGTTCTGAATGTTGGCTATAACGGCGGCGTGGCCGGGAACCTCGACATGGTTCTGATACCGATACAGGCCGCCAGCTCCGGTTCACAGACACAGCCATTCAACTACGAAGACTCTCGGGGCTCATCGCGCTTCCATGCGCTCTCAATTAACGCGCGCAAGCGTATGCAGAAGGGTGTGTCGCTGCAGGCGACCTACCAGTATGGGCACTCCATCGACAATGCGTCGTCTATCGGCGGCTCTACGGTGGTGCCGGTTCAGAACTTTCAGGACATCAATGCAGAGTACGGAAACAGTTCCTTCGATATCCGCCACAAGCTTACAGGCAACTGGGTGTTCGAGCTTCCTTTTGGACCGAACCGCGCCTTCTTCTCAAAAGGAGATACATGGTCGAAGGTGCTGGATGGCTTCTCGCTCTCGGGTGACTTTACGTTTGCTAGCGGAAGTTACTTCACACCGCATCTGTTAGCCACCGCCGGCCAGGTCTCGAATGGCGCGAATAATTCTGTGCGTGCGGATCGCAACTTTTCGCAGCCAATTCATGGAACGGGGACAATCCTGGACTGGTTCAACGCAGCTGCCTTCAGCTCTCCCTCCGGCGCATTTGGGACAGCCTCACGGAACTCCATCGAAGGACCGGGAACCGTTGCCGTCGATGCGTCGCTATCGCGAACCGTTGCGCTGGGTGAGACGCGCTCGTTTGAGATGCGCGTGACGGCCAACAATGTCTTCAATACGGTGCAGTATTCCGGGATCGACACGATCTATAACTCACGGACCTTCGGACAGGTCACGTCGACGGCATCGATGCGGCAGATAAGCTTTCTCGCCCGCTACAGGTTCTAA
- a CDS encoding DUF5666 domain-containing protein: protein MRTMIVRYLLTIALAIAGVGISSAQVQEAPADAGAGFARGPMVRGTVTAAAADHLTIKTDSGEVYQVTITPNTRLMKERQPIQAGDVKVGDGVGAMGELDAPKKTLHALFVAVMDAEQVRKMREDLGKTYITGKVTAIDDLKLTILRPDHVSQVIEVDETTSFRRGRGRRRGNMASDAASLPGTANPTVPADTNGEIVTLADVKVGDMIAGRGSIKHSMFVPTMLAILPAGAGGAMGMRAGRRDQPSTDGAPASSKH, encoded by the coding sequence ATGAGGACGATGATCGTGCGGTATCTGCTCACGATCGCGCTTGCGATCGCGGGAGTGGGAATATCTTCGGCGCAGGTCCAGGAAGCTCCCGCAGATGCAGGTGCTGGATTTGCCAGGGGACCGATGGTGCGAGGTACCGTGACGGCTGCCGCTGCTGACCACCTCACCATCAAGACGGATTCCGGCGAGGTCTACCAGGTCACAATTACACCGAATACGCGCCTGATGAAAGAGCGTCAGCCCATACAGGCCGGCGATGTTAAGGTTGGTGACGGTGTGGGCGCGATGGGCGAGCTGGACGCTCCGAAGAAGACGCTTCACGCCTTGTTTGTCGCAGTCATGGACGCCGAGCAGGTCAGGAAGATGCGCGAAGACCTGGGCAAGACCTACATCACTGGAAAGGTAACGGCGATCGATGATCTGAAGCTGACGATTCTTCGGCCGGATCATGTCAGCCAGGTGATCGAGGTGGATGAGACCACATCGTTTCGCAGAGGAAGAGGACGGCGGCGCGGAAACATGGCCTCTGATGCTGCTTCTCTTCCAGGAACTGCGAATCCAACAGTTCCTGCCGACACAAATGGTGAGATCGTAACCCTGGCGGATGTAAAGGTGGGCGACATGATCGCGGGGAGAGGCTCGATAAAGCACAGCATGTTTGTCCCGACGATGCTCGCGATTCTGCCCGCCGGGGCTGGGGGAGCCATGGGGATGAGGGCAGGCCGGCGTGATCAGCCATCCACGGATGGAGCACCCGCCTCATCCAAACATTGA
- a CDS encoding VIT1/CCC1 transporter family protein yields MPDSAQGPVISPAPSPEGSLDPSHIEKHFESSEIVRDIIIGLSDGLTVPFALAAGLSGAVSSSRIVVLAGLAEIAAGSIAMGLGGYLAARGDAEHYVSEKKREEREIVEKTHDEEEEILEIFQQYSVSRESAAPVLEALKQNPAAWVDFMMRFELGLEEPAPNRAHRSALTIAVSYIVGGLVPLFPYMLVADNGFALQLSVVITLIALALFGALKGRVVGTGWLRSAIQTMLIGGIAAAAAFLLARLLEHNS; encoded by the coding sequence ATGCCAGATTCTGCACAAGGCCCCGTCATTTCACCTGCCCCTTCCCCCGAGGGAAGCCTTGATCCATCCCATATAGAAAAGCACTTCGAGTCCTCCGAGATCGTACGGGACATCATCATCGGACTCTCGGATGGTCTGACCGTTCCCTTCGCGCTGGCCGCTGGTCTTTCAGGGGCAGTCTCCTCCTCGCGCATCGTCGTTCTTGCCGGGCTTGCCGAGATAGCCGCCGGATCCATCGCGATGGGGCTCGGAGGCTATCTCGCCGCCAGGGGAGACGCAGAGCACTACGTCTCCGAGAAGAAACGCGAAGAGCGCGAGATCGTCGAGAAGACCCATGACGAAGAAGAAGAGATCCTCGAAATCTTCCAGCAATACTCGGTATCGCGCGAGAGTGCAGCACCCGTTCTCGAAGCGCTCAAACAGAACCCGGCCGCCTGGGTCGATTTCATGATGCGCTTTGAGCTGGGTCTCGAAGAACCTGCTCCAAACCGTGCCCATCGATCGGCTCTAACCATCGCTGTATCCTATATCGTAGGTGGACTGGTTCCTCTGTTCCCATACATGCTGGTCGCCGACAACGGTTTCGCCCTCCAGCTCTCGGTGGTGATTACCCTGATTGCGTTGGCGTTGTTCGGAGCCCTCAAGGGAAGGGTGGTCGGAACGGGCTGGCTGCGCAGTGCAATCCAGACCATGCTGATTGGAGGGATAGCGGCCGCAGCAGCATTCCTGCTCGCGCGACTGCTCGAACATAACTCATGA
- the egtB gene encoding ergothioneine biosynthesis protein EgtB, with protein MPAFTQKIAPALLSRFKAARSATTALCRPLTPEDMMVQSCPEASPVKWHLAHTSWFFETFVLSEFLANYTPFDSNFRWLFNSYYNSLGDMPEKKLRSSFSRPPFEHILAYRTHVDTAIENLLQHPVEDEAARRIALGIEHEQQHQELIATDIKHALFANPLHPAYVERSEPAQSTIIAPPLDWIDYSPGLIEVGITPDPSSLDRFAFDNETPRHPVYVAPFRMGTRLVTCAEYLAFMDQNGYNRPELWLSEGWATVHEEGWQAPLYWLRDSETRSGWSIYTLHGLVPLEDASETPVCHLSFFEADAYARWSGHRLPTEFEWEYAATQSQTPIRHASADEGSSKIVSSSNLLETDNLHPIPASHLPGLQQMFGDVWEWTASPYVGYPGYAPLPGALGEYNGKFMSSQIVLRGGSCVTPATHIRATYRNFFSPGTRWQFSGLRLAQDLR; from the coding sequence ATGCCAGCCTTTACTCAGAAGATTGCACCCGCTCTGCTAAGCCGGTTTAAAGCTGCCCGTAGCGCAACCACCGCGCTCTGTCGACCGCTCACTCCTGAAGACATGATGGTTCAGTCGTGTCCGGAGGCAAGCCCGGTCAAATGGCATCTGGCCCATACCAGCTGGTTCTTTGAGACCTTTGTCCTGTCTGAGTTTCTTGCAAACTACACGCCGTTCGATTCGAACTTCCGCTGGCTCTTCAACAGCTATTACAACTCTCTCGGTGATATGCCGGAGAAGAAGCTACGTTCGTCTTTCTCCCGGCCGCCCTTTGAGCACATCCTGGCCTATCGCACCCATGTTGATACTGCCATCGAAAACCTGCTTCAGCATCCCGTTGAAGACGAGGCCGCCCGCCGCATCGCTCTTGGCATCGAGCACGAGCAGCAGCATCAGGAACTGATCGCCACCGACATCAAGCACGCACTCTTCGCCAACCCACTCCACCCGGCCTACGTTGAAAGGTCAGAGCCGGCGCAGAGCACCATCATCGCACCTCCTCTCGACTGGATCGACTATTCGCCCGGACTCATCGAGGTTGGCATCACGCCCGATCCGTCCTCTCTCGATCGTTTTGCGTTCGATAACGAGACTCCGCGCCACCCTGTCTATGTAGCCCCCTTTCGCATGGGCACTCGACTAGTCACCTGTGCCGAGTATCTGGCCTTCATGGACCAGAACGGGTACAACCGCCCTGAGTTGTGGCTCTCCGAAGGTTGGGCCACCGTCCACGAAGAAGGGTGGCAAGCGCCGCTTTACTGGCTCCGTGACTCTGAGACCAGGTCTGGCTGGTCCATCTATACGCTTCACGGCCTGGTCCCACTCGAAGATGCCTCCGAGACCCCCGTCTGCCACCTCAGCTTCTTTGAAGCCGATGCCTACGCGCGATGGAGCGGTCATCGTCTCCCCACCGAATTCGAATGGGAGTATGCGGCCACGCAGTCGCAGACCCCCATCCGGCATGCCTCTGCGGACGAAGGCTCATCGAAGATCGTAAGTTCATCTAATCTGCTTGAGACTGACAATCTGCACCCGATTCCTGCGAGCCATCTCCCCGGCCTCCAGCAGATGTTTGGCGATGTGTGGGAGTGGACGGCCAGCCCCTACGTCGGCTATCCCGGCTACGCTCCGCTTCCAGGCGCTCTCGGAGAGTACAACGGCAAATTCATGAGCTCTCAGATCGTTCTGCGCGGCGGCTCCTGTGTAACTCCTGCTACCCATATCCGCGCCACGTATCGCAACTTCTTTTCACCTGGAACCCGCTGGCAGTTCTCGGGTCTGCGTCTCGCGCAGGATCTTCGCTAA
- a CDS encoding ThuA domain-containing protein: MHVFLRRLTALLMMLFAYTATCSHAQESKPKFHVLAFYSETVEHDHVDFAHQAIEFFSKAAQRDHFEFATTTNWDDLTAANLANYQLVVWLDDFPHTTQQRTAFEQYMEHGGGWLGFHIAAYNDAGTRWPWFVRFLGGGVFYGNNWPPLPAMLTVDDRHHPVTHNLPQSFSAPANEWYIWRPSPRENKDVKVLVTLSPSNYPIGMKDVLRGGDVPVVWTNTHYRMLYVNMGHGNKIFTSDIQNRLMEDAMLWVGAGRER, from the coding sequence ATGCATGTCTTTTTACGGCGATTGACCGCTCTGCTGATGATGTTGTTTGCGTATACCGCCACCTGCTCACACGCACAGGAATCAAAGCCGAAATTTCATGTCCTCGCGTTTTACTCCGAAACCGTGGAGCACGATCATGTGGACTTTGCACATCAGGCGATCGAGTTCTTCTCAAAAGCAGCACAGCGCGATCACTTTGAATTTGCCACGACAACCAACTGGGATGATCTGACCGCGGCCAACCTTGCGAACTATCAATTAGTTGTGTGGCTGGATGATTTTCCTCACACCACGCAGCAGCGAACGGCATTTGAGCAGTATATGGAACACGGCGGAGGATGGCTGGGATTCCATATTGCAGCGTATAACGATGCGGGCACGCGATGGCCTTGGTTTGTCCGCTTCCTGGGCGGAGGAGTCTTCTATGGGAATAACTGGCCGCCGCTTCCGGCAATGCTCACCGTCGATGATCGACACCATCCGGTGACTCATAACCTTCCGCAGAGCTTTTCAGCTCCGGCGAACGAGTGGTATATCTGGCGACCATCGCCTCGCGAGAACAAGGATGTGAAGGTTCTTGTGACACTTTCGCCATCGAACTATCCGATCGGCATGAAGGATGTCCTGCGAGGCGGCGATGTGCCAGTCGTCTGGACGAATACTCACTACCGCATGCTGTACGTCAACATGGGCCATGGCAATAAGATCTTCACCAGCGATATTCAGAACCGGCTGATGGAAGATGCGATGCTGTGGGTTGGAGCAGGACGGGAGAGATAA
- a CDS encoding YncE family protein gives MHRRLLKICFGLLALPLSQISVMAQASAPQTGLINRDASVFSQETGRIYLVDTMHDALVAIAASGASQTIKVGAGPVAVAINQKTARVYVVNAASRSVSVVDAKTGDMIASVPTAARPYAIAVDELSNRVYVSNTFSNMLTVIDGKTNRPKNLPVGSADAILVDSENRRVYLLGYESDTITELNPETGATTKLPAGAMHLWGMARAGQTLYVSHVQEKTIGAIDLQAHQVHTLPAGSMPCAVVVDPDAGTLYVANYADGTVSVIEKGGRSSRLKVSAWPQALSLDPGAHRLYVASPQKDTVTVIDTKQQRILRTYRGLQHPYAVAFSPVTHRAYAVNQGERAFTLLK, from the coding sequence GTGCATCGACGTCTGCTGAAAATTTGCTTCGGTCTTTTGGCTCTTCCGCTCTCGCAAATCTCCGTTATGGCGCAGGCGTCGGCTCCTCAGACAGGGCTCATCAATCGCGATGCTTCCGTCTTCAGTCAGGAGACGGGCAGGATCTATCTGGTCGATACCATGCATGACGCTCTTGTAGCGATAGCTGCTTCCGGCGCCTCCCAGACCATCAAGGTCGGGGCAGGCCCTGTTGCCGTCGCAATCAATCAGAAAACCGCGCGTGTCTATGTCGTCAATGCAGCGAGCCGCTCCGTCTCGGTAGTCGATGCGAAGACCGGCGATATGATCGCATCGGTTCCTACCGCAGCCCGCCCATACGCCATCGCTGTCGACGAACTCTCGAACCGTGTTTACGTCTCCAATACCTTCAGCAACATGCTTACCGTGATTGACGGCAAGACCAATCGACCGAAAAATCTTCCGGTGGGCTCTGCCGACGCCATCCTGGTCGACTCTGAAAACCGGCGTGTCTATCTTCTCGGCTATGAATCCGACACCATCACAGAATTGAATCCCGAGACCGGAGCAACCACGAAGCTCCCCGCCGGCGCCATGCACCTGTGGGGAATGGCGCGCGCAGGACAGACTCTTTATGTCTCGCATGTTCAGGAAAAAACCATCGGTGCAATTGATCTTCAAGCGCACCAGGTTCACACTCTGCCGGCAGGTTCCATGCCTTGCGCAGTTGTTGTAGACCCGGACGCAGGAACTTTATACGTTGCGAATTACGCTGATGGAACCGTCTCGGTGATAGAAAAGGGGGGCCGCTCTTCAAGGCTTAAGGTCTCTGCATGGCCTCAGGCACTCTCGCTTGATCCCGGCGCGCATCGTCTCTATGTTGCCAGCCCACAGAAGGACACGGTGACCGTCATCGACACGAAACAGCAGCGTATCCTCCGCACCTATCGTGGCCTCCAGCATCCCTATGCGGTCGCCTTCTCTCCCGTGACGCATCGCGCCTATGCGGTTAACCAGGGAGAGAGAGCGTTTACTCTTTTGAAATGA
- the egtD gene encoding L-histidine N(alpha)-methyltransferase, which produces MTSAAADSFLSLRESMLAPSPADAVAAEVRSGLTSTPKTLSPWLFYDEEGSHLFEQITELPEYYLTRAERSLFAQYADEIIEMAAEPAGDDPTPVLTLIELGAGTATKTGILLAAAVRKQGRVVYQPVDVSETALAEATENIRANVPGVTVRCQVADYTNQALPLNRLQNTRTLALYIGSSIGNFSPADALDVLTNLRAQLLPGDKLLLGTDLAPGDGKNVDDLIAAYNDASGTTAAFNRNVLTRINRELGADFDPDAFEHRAVWNARDSRIEMHLVARSAQQIHIPANASGQALTIRFMAGESIHTENSHKFTVERVRDLLRSSGFRLSHSWENPEHRFAVNLATAI; this is translated from the coding sequence ATGACCTCTGCGGCCGCTGATTCGTTCCTGTCTCTCCGCGAGTCCATGCTCGCACCTTCACCTGCCGATGCGGTCGCCGCCGAAGTCCGATCAGGGCTTACCAGCACCCCAAAGACGCTCTCTCCCTGGCTCTTCTATGACGAAGAAGGATCCCATCTCTTCGAGCAGATTACCGAACTTCCTGAGTACTACCTGACGCGGGCTGAGCGAAGTCTCTTTGCGCAGTACGCCGATGAGATCATCGAGATGGCCGCAGAACCTGCAGGAGACGATCCCACTCCTGTTCTTACCCTTATCGAGCTGGGTGCTGGAACCGCCACCAAAACCGGGATTCTGCTCGCGGCTGCGGTGCGGAAGCAGGGAAGAGTCGTCTATCAGCCGGTCGACGTCTCCGAAACTGCCCTGGCCGAGGCAACAGAGAACATTCGCGCCAACGTTCCCGGCGTAACGGTTCGATGTCAGGTCGCGGACTATACCAATCAGGCCCTTCCTCTCAACCGGCTGCAGAACACTCGCACGCTTGCGCTCTACATCGGCTCCAGCATCGGAAATTTCTCACCCGCGGATGCGCTTGATGTCCTCACCAACCTGCGAGCGCAGCTGCTGCCCGGTGACAAGCTGCTCCTTGGAACAGACCTGGCTCCGGGTGACGGCAAAAACGTGGACGATCTGATCGCTGCTTACAACGACGCTTCTGGCACGACCGCCGCCTTCAACCGTAACGTCCTCACGCGAATCAATCGCGAACTCGGGGCCGACTTCGATCCCGATGCCTTTGAGCACCGTGCGGTCTGGAATGCACGTGACTCAAGAATCGAGATGCACCTCGTCGCACGCTCTGCGCAACAGATCCACATTCCGGCCAATGCATCGGGGCAGGCACTAACGATACGATTCATGGCGGGTGAATCGATCCATACCGAAAATAGTCACAAATTCACGGTGGAACGAGTGCGCGATCTGTTGCGCTCCTCAGGCTTCCGTCTCTCGCACAGCTGGGAGAACCCGGAGCACCGCTTCGCCGTCAACCTCGCGACAGCCATCTAA
- the moaC gene encoding cyclic pyranopterin monophosphate synthase MoaC: MKLSHYDEEGQAHMVDVGAKPPTRREARARAFVELSAEALTALPLNPKGNPLEVARFAGIQAAKQTAFLIPMCHPLQLSFVDVEAKIVAGGVEVETVAATVAGTGVEMEAMTAASVAALTVYDMTKALDKGIRIREVELVSKSGGKSGEWRREGR; this comes from the coding sequence ATGAAGCTATCGCACTATGACGAAGAGGGTCAGGCACACATGGTTGATGTGGGTGCAAAGCCGCCCACACGTCGCGAGGCACGAGCGCGGGCCTTCGTGGAACTTTCGGCGGAGGCACTGACGGCACTTCCCCTGAATCCCAAAGGCAATCCTCTTGAGGTGGCCAGATTTGCCGGGATTCAGGCGGCCAAGCAGACGGCTTTCCTGATTCCGATGTGCCATCCGTTGCAGCTGAGCTTTGTGGATGTGGAAGCGAAGATTGTGGCTGGCGGGGTCGAGGTGGAGACGGTCGCAGCTACCGTGGCAGGCACCGGCGTCGAGATGGAGGCAATGACAGCAGCCTCGGTTGCCGCGCTGACGGTCTATGACATGACCAAGGCGCTCGACAAAGGTATTCGGATCCGCGAGGTGGAATTAGTAAGCAAGAGCGGCGGCAAAAGCGGAGAGTGGCGGAGAGAGGGACGCTGA